One genomic region from Aliarcobacter cryaerophilus ATCC 43158 encodes:
- a CDS encoding malate dehydrogenase encodes MNKQTVGIIGVGNVGSNLAFCLATSDICKSILLKDIREEFTQAMALDISQAAKSKNSTTKVKACLNNSDFKNCDIIVITAGIARKPNMSREDLIFTNQKILESIFDEVLENNKNAIFIIVSNPLDAMVYVALNKSKLPRNRVFGMAGVLDSARFKHYIEEKLDFNYKNIDAIVIGAHSNTMVPLINHAKVDGKKIVDILKPEDIEYILKNTKNGGARIVDLLKTGSAYFAPAYSCFLICRAIIEDTKEIFPTSVVLFDEYGYNNIPLGVPTIIGKNGIEEIIELDLSDNEKEELRISTQTVISSINILKESK; translated from the coding sequence GTGAATAAACAAACTGTTGGAATTATTGGAGTTGGAAATGTTGGCTCAAACTTAGCTTTTTGCCTAGCTACAAGTGATATTTGTAAATCTATTTTACTAAAAGATATTAGAGAAGAATTTACACAAGCTATGGCTTTAGATATATCTCAAGCAGCAAAATCAAAAAATAGCACTACAAAAGTTAAAGCTTGTTTAAATAATAGTGATTTTAAAAACTGTGATATTATAGTAATAACAGCTGGAATTGCAAGAAAACCAAATATGAGTAGAGAAGATTTAATCTTTACTAATCAAAAAATATTAGAATCAATTTTTGATGAAGTTTTAGAAAATAATAAGAATGCTATTTTTATTATAGTTTCAAATCCTTTAGACGCAATGGTTTATGTAGCACTGAACAAATCAAAATTACCTAGAAATAGAGTTTTTGGAATGGCTGGTGTTTTAGATAGTGCAAGATTTAAACACTATATAGAAGAAAAACTAGATTTTAATTATAAAAATATAGATGCAATTGTAATTGGAGCTCATTCAAATACAATGGTTCCTCTAATAAATCATGCAAAAGTTGACGGTAAAAAAATAGTTGATATATTAAAACCTGAAGATATTGAATATATTTTAAAAAATACTAAAAATGGTGGAGCTAGAATTGTTGATTTATTAAAAACAGGTTCTGCTTATTTTGCACCTGCTTACTCTTGTTTTCTTATTTGTAGGGCTATAATAGAAGATACTAAAGAGATTTTTCCAACATCTGTTGTTCTTTTTGATGAATATGGTTATAATAATATTCCTCTTGGAGTACCAACTATAATAGGTAAAAATGGTATTGAAGAGATTATAGAGCTTGATTTGAGTGATAATGAAAAAGAAGAATTAAGAATATCTACTCAAACTGTTATAAGTAGTATTAATATTTTAAAGGAGAGTAAATGA
- a CDS encoding HU family DNA-binding protein, translating to MNKAEFIDAVAAKAGLSKKDAKGAVDAVLDTITEALVKKDTVSFIGFGTFSTAPRAAREARVPGTDKTVKVAATTVAKFKVGKALKEAVAK from the coding sequence ATGAACAAAGCGGAATTTATTGATGCAGTTGCTGCAAAAGCTGGTTTATCTAAAAAAGATGCAAAAGGTGCTGTTGATGCAGTATTAGATACTATTACTGAAGCTTTAGTTAAAAAAGATACTGTAAGCTTTATTGGATTTGGTACATTCTCAACAGCTCCTAGAGCAGCTAGAGAAGCTAGAGTTCCAGGAACTGATAAAACTGTAAAAGTTGCTGCTACAACAGTTGCTAAATTTAAAGTTGGAAAAGCTTTAAAAGAGGCTGTTGCTAAATAA
- a CDS encoding response regulator, whose product MKILVTDDSKMARKMVIKTLQDALNDKNYEVLEAQNGQESVDLYKEHNPNIVFMDLTMPVMDGFEALKRIKEFNENAKVVVISADIQKQAMDKVRELGALNFVKKPIDLNKMQQILNNIIS is encoded by the coding sequence ATGAAAATTTTAGTAACAGATGATTCTAAAATGGCTAGAAAAATGGTAATAAAAACACTTCAAGATGCATTGAATGATAAAAATTATGAAGTTTTAGAAGCCCAAAATGGTCAAGAGAGTGTTGATTTATATAAAGAACACAATCCAAATATAGTCTTTATGGATTTAACAATGCCTGTAATGGATGGATTTGAAGCTTTGAAAAGAATAAAAGAATTTAATGAAAATGCAAAGGTAGTTGTAATCTCTGCTGATATTCAAAAACAAGCTATGGACAAAGTTAGAGAACTTGGTGCACTAAATTTTGTTAAAAAACCAATAGATTTGAATAAAATGCAACAAATTTTAAATAATATAATCTCTTAA
- a CDS encoding FAD-dependent oxidoreductase, with product MKKYDYIIIGSGIVGCSLAYFLKKYSNNILLIDKNSDVCLGASGAAGAFLSPLLGIDNSFKDLVTNALKFSTKFYEENFSKSFLKSGTIRVPKNKEDEDKFNNYIPYMDFPFEKRGNGYYFEIGSTVKPEILCKELSFGIEKLFNYEVKSIKQSQNYWILNDEIKANKLFLCTGANISLIDENYFKLRAVWGQKIDILSSTKVLYNYHKECSISKSVEENKKFRISIGATHNRFENDMSDSSYNLNLKDINFISHNEKTLKIMQNDTKKLLEKANDILKLENIEVIDIKIGARASSIDYFPMVGNLIDSKNSFKSYPHIKNGAFIKDEQLVLYENLYTLNGVGGRGFVLAPYLANILCEFVVNNAEMPKDILNYRLFKRWAKKEGKSL from the coding sequence ATGAAAAAATATGATTATATAATTATTGGAAGTGGTATAGTTGGATGTTCTTTAGCTTATTTTTTAAAAAAATATTCTAATAATATTTTACTTATAGATAAAAATAGTGATGTTTGTTTGGGTGCAAGTGGTGCAGCTGGTGCTTTTTTATCACCACTTTTAGGTATAGATAATAGTTTTAAAGATTTAGTAACAAATGCTTTAAAGTTTTCAACAAAATTTTATGAAGAAAACTTCTCAAAAAGTTTTTTAAAATCAGGAACAATAAGAGTTCCAAAAAATAAAGAAGATGAAGATAAATTTAATAATTACATACCTTATATGGATTTTCCTTTTGAAAAAAGAGGAAATGGATATTATTTTGAAATAGGAAGTACTGTTAAACCTGAAATTTTATGTAAAGAGCTTAGTTTTGGTATTGAAAAACTATTTAATTATGAAGTTAAATCAATAAAGCAAAGCCAAAATTATTGGATTTTAAATGATGAGATTAAAGCCAATAAACTATTTTTATGTACAGGTGCAAATATTTCTTTAATTGATGAGAATTATTTTAAACTAAGAGCAGTTTGGGGTCAAAAAATTGATATTTTAAGTAGTACGAAAGTGTTGTATAACTATCACAAAGAGTGCTCAATTTCTAAAAGTGTAGAAGAAAATAAAAAATTTAGAATTTCAATAGGTGCAACACATAATAGATTTGAGAATGATATGAGTGATAGCTCTTATAATTTGAATTTAAAAGATATAAATTTTATATCTCATAATGAAAAAACCTTAAAAATAATGCAAAATGACACAAAAAAGCTTTTAGAAAAAGCAAATGATATTTTAAAGCTTGAAAATATAGAAGTTATAGATATAAAAATAGGAGCTAGAGCATCAAGTATTGATTATTTTCCAATGGTTGGAAATTTAATTGATAGTAAAAATAGTTTTAAATCTTATCCACATATTAAAAATGGAGCTTTTATAAAAGATGAACAGTTAGTTTTGTATGAAAATTTATATACTTTAAATGGTGTTGGTGGAAGAGGTTTTGTTTTAGCTCCATATTTAGCTAATATTTTGTGTGAATTTGTAGTAAATAATGCAGAAATGCCTAAAGATATTTTAAATTATAGATTATTTAAAAGATGGGCAAAGAAAGAGGGTAAAAGTCTATGA
- a CDS encoding class II aldolase and adducin N-terminal domain-containing protein, with protein sequence MLNQDTVKLLSELSLSMFTKNFFGIFQGAISAKLDHEHFMINSKDAVFDNLDDKSFCTLNMNKPDYRWNIASLDSYTHSAIYTNIHEAKYIAFGMPIYTTAYTLGHDNIIFEDYFGKILFGEVPIYNPGDLSTWKERSALEITKSIKNTEHNLLVIKGIGTYIYDRDIHELVKKIAILENSCRLLSIKSTFR encoded by the coding sequence ATGTTGAATCAAGATACAGTAAAACTATTATCAGAACTATCACTATCTATGTTTACAAAAAACTTTTTTGGAATTTTTCAAGGTGCAATATCAGCGAAACTAGACCATGAACACTTTATGATAAATTCAAAAGATGCTGTTTTTGATAATCTAGATGATAAATCTTTTTGTACTTTGAATATGAATAAACCTGACTATAGATGGAATATTGCTAGTTTAGATTCATATACTCATTCAGCTATTTATACAAATATCCATGAAGCGAAATATATAGCATTTGGTATGCCAATTTATACGACAGCTTATACTTTAGGGCATGATAATATAATTTTTGAAGATTATTTTGGAAAAATACTTTTTGGAGAAGTTCCAATATATAATCCAGGTGATTTATCAACTTGGAAAGAAAGAAGTGCTTTAGAGATTACAAAATCTATAAAAAATACTGAACATAACTTACTTGTAATAAAAGGAATTGGTACTTATATTTATGATAGAGATATTCATGAACTTGTAAAAAAAATAGCAATTTTAGAGAATTCTTGTAGACTTTTAAGCATAAAAAGCACCTTTAGATGA
- a CDS encoding NADP-dependent isocitrate dehydrogenase codes for MAQIIYTKVDEAPALATYSFLPIVQAFTKSSGIQMVQKDISLAGRIISTFPENLKPEQKIGDALAELGDMTQNPDANIIKLPNISASIPQLKAAIAEIQSKGYNIPNYDASEEVTAKYSKILGSAVNPVLREGNSDRRAPSAVKNYAKNNPHRMGTWAKDSKTDVVHMNADDFYGTEVSTILDKEDNFKISFVGKDGKETVLKASLPLENGEVVDATKLSAKALQEFYQKGIDEAKKRDVLLSLHLKATMMKVSDPIMFGFAVKVYFKDLVAKHSATFEKIGVNFNNGLGDLYSKLDQVDDATRAQILADIDAVYAAQPRLAMVNSAKGITNLHVPSDVIIDASMPAMIRGGGKMWNKEDKEEDTLAMIPDRCYATTYQIIIDDCKKHGALDPKTIGTVPNVGLMAKKAEEYGSHDKTFQAIADGKIVVTNKDGETVFSFDVDNGDIFRMCQTKDEPIKDWVKLAVNRAKLSNTPAVFWLDKNRGHDAKMIEKVEKYLKDYDLSGLEISIKSPDDAMQYSLDRMRKGLDTISVTGNVFRDYNTDLFPILELGTSAKMLSIVPLMNGGGLFETGAGGSAPKHVQQLQEENYLRWDSLGEFMALAASFDHLANTQNNKKAAVLAKTLDTATGTFLINDKSPARKVGDIDNRGSHFYLAMYWADELAKQNDDAELKAEFTPIAKAMNENETQIVKELTEVQGKPVNTGGYYLFDDVLTSQVMRPSATLNKIIG; via the coding sequence ATGGCACAAATTATTTACACAAAAGTTGATGAGGCACCAGCACTTGCTACTTACTCATTTTTACCAATCGTACAGGCTTTTACAAAAAGTTCTGGTATACAAATGGTTCAAAAAGACATTTCACTAGCTGGAAGAATTATTTCAACTTTTCCTGAAAACTTAAAACCAGAGCAAAAAATTGGTGATGCTTTGGCTGAACTTGGGGATATGACTCAAAATCCAGACGCAAATATTATTAAACTACCAAATATTTCTGCATCAATTCCTCAATTAAAAGCAGCTATTGCTGAGATTCAATCAAAAGGTTATAACATTCCAAATTATGATGCAAGTGAAGAAGTAACTGCAAAATATTCTAAAATCTTAGGAAGTGCTGTAAATCCAGTATTAAGAGAAGGAAACTCAGATAGAAGAGCTCCAAGTGCTGTTAAAAACTATGCAAAAAATAATCCTCATAGAATGGGAACTTGGGCAAAAGATTCTAAAACTGATGTTGTTCATATGAATGCTGATGATTTTTATGGAACAGAAGTTTCAACAATCCTAGATAAAGAAGATAACTTTAAAATTTCTTTTGTAGGAAAAGATGGAAAAGAGACAGTTTTAAAAGCATCTTTACCACTAGAAAATGGTGAAGTTGTTGATGCAACTAAATTATCTGCAAAAGCTCTACAAGAGTTCTATCAAAAAGGTATTGATGAAGCTAAAAAAAGAGATGTTTTATTGTCACTTCACTTGAAAGCTACAATGATGAAGGTATCTGATCCAATTATGTTTGGATTTGCTGTAAAAGTATATTTTAAAGATTTAGTTGCAAAACATAGTGCAACATTTGAAAAAATTGGAGTTAACTTTAACAATGGTTTAGGTGATTTATACTCAAAATTAGACCAAGTTGATGATGCTACTAGAGCTCAAATTTTAGCTGATATTGATGCTGTTTATGCTGCTCAACCTAGACTTGCTATGGTAAACTCTGCAAAAGGTATCACAAACTTACATGTTCCATCTGATGTTATTATTGATGCATCTATGCCTGCTATGATTAGAGGTGGTGGAAAAATGTGGAACAAAGAGGATAAAGAAGAAGATACTCTAGCTATGATTCCAGATAGATGTTATGCTACAACTTATCAAATTATTATTGATGATTGTAAAAAACATGGAGCTTTAGATCCAAAAACTATAGGAACTGTTCCAAATGTTGGATTAATGGCTAAAAAAGCTGAAGAGTATGGAAGCCACGATAAAACTTTTCAGGCAATTGCTGATGGGAAAATAGTTGTTACAAATAAAGATGGTGAAACTGTATTTAGTTTTGATGTTGATAATGGTGATATTTTTAGAATGTGCCAAACTAAAGATGAACCAATTAAAGATTGGGTAAAGCTAGCTGTTAATAGAGCAAAATTGTCAAATACACCTGCAGTATTCTGGCTAGATAAAAATAGAGGTCATGATGCTAAAATGATTGAAAAAGTTGAAAAATACTTAAAAGATTATGATTTAAGTGGTCTTGAAATATCTATTAAATCTCCTGATGATGCAATGCAATACTCTCTTGATAGAATGAGAAAAGGTCTTGATACAATTTCTGTAACTGGAAATGTATTTAGAGATTACAATACAGATTTATTCCCAATCTTAGAGCTTGGAACTAGTGCTAAAATGTTATCAATTGTACCACTTATGAATGGTGGTGGTTTATTTGAAACTGGTGCTGGTGGATCTGCTCCTAAACACGTTCAACAACTTCAAGAAGAAAACTATTTAAGATGGGATAGTTTAGGTGAATTCATGGCACTTGCTGCTTCATTTGATCACTTAGCTAACACTCAAAACAATAAAAAAGCAGCAGTTTTAGCAAAAACTCTAGATACAGCAACTGGAACATTCTTAATAAATGACAAATCACCAGCTAGAAAAGTTGGGGATATTGATAATAGAGGAAGTCATTTCTATCTTGCAATGTACTGGGCTGATGAGTTAGCAAAACAAAATGATGATGCTGAACTTAAAGCTGAATTTACTCCAATTGCAAAAGCAATGAATGAAAATGAAACTCAAATTGTAAAAGAACTTACGGAAGTTCAAGGTAAACCAGTAAATACAGGTGGTTACTACCTATTTGATGATGTACTAACTTCACAAGTTATGAGACCTTCTGCAACTCTAAACAAAATTATTGGATAA
- a CDS encoding heavy-metal-associated domain-containing protein, with protein sequence MKQVFEVHNVKCGGCANTLTKSLKDEFGSVEVDLSVNPRKITLDIENNKIEDLKLKLRSLGYPLTNDELSGFEKATTTAKSFVSCAIGKIDVALNKKLD encoded by the coding sequence ATGAAACAAGTATTTGAAGTACATAATGTAAAATGTGGTGGTTGTGCAAATACTTTAACAAAATCTTTAAAAGATGAGTTTGGTAGTGTTGAAGTTGATTTATCCGTAAATCCTAGAAAAATAACATTAGATATTGAAAATAATAAAATTGAAGATTTAAAACTTAAATTAAGAAGTTTGGGATATCCACTAACAAATGATGAATTAAGTGGTTTTGAAAAAGCAACTACAACTGCAAAAAGTTTTGTCTCTTGTGCTATTGGTAAAATTGATGTTGCATTAAATAAAAAACTTGACTAA
- a CDS encoding C40 family peptidase, whose translation MLKTFKYFTAILAISFLLTACSQKRVIEKPTIFEAKQDSIVELSKQANDKSFNQEEQKDEYFSKYFRPWKQSKLSYSEIEAKWGFSYKNKKVYLENHNQATKEWFDKKIDNANFDNYNKDIKKAITLKNTNVRVLPTNSPMFYNPSLPGEGFPFDYNQNSLLKINTPLIVSHFSKDRAWAFVESHFVGGWVEINSIAFVDDNFIQDFTTNDYFIATKEKFAIYDPIFREYVKVGTIFPKKDNNFIVAKKDDNLNAKISYIQIEDEFVEQMPLAYTYENRARVLKEFMDEPYGWAGLLNNRDCSSFTQDYFSVFGKYLHRNSKAQTTNGKYYDISQLNLDEKKEFIRKNAIPFSTLVYLKGHIMLYIGIENNEPLVVHNVWSVKLKDKDDKEFRYIIGKTAITTLEPAKEQEGFTQDSNILKKVLGITIL comes from the coding sequence ATGTTAAAAACTTTTAAATATTTTACTGCTATTTTAGCAATATCTTTTTTACTTACAGCTTGTAGCCAAAAAAGAGTTATAGAAAAACCAACAATTTTTGAAGCAAAACAAGATAGTATTGTAGAACTATCAAAACAAGCGAATGATAAATCATTCAATCAAGAAGAACAAAAAGATGAATATTTTTCTAAATATTTTAGACCTTGGAAGCAATCAAAATTATCTTATAGTGAAATTGAAGCAAAATGGGGTTTTTCATATAAAAATAAAAAAGTATATTTAGAAAATCATAATCAAGCAACAAAAGAGTGGTTTGATAAAAAAATAGATAATGCAAATTTTGATAACTACAACAAAGATATTAAAAAAGCAATTACCCTAAAAAATACAAATGTAAGAGTATTACCAACAAACTCACCAATGTTTTATAATCCTAGCTTGCCAGGAGAAGGCTTTCCTTTTGATTACAACCAAAATTCACTCTTAAAAATAAATACACCTTTGATAGTTTCTCATTTTTCAAAAGATAGAGCTTGGGCATTTGTAGAATCACACTTTGTTGGTGGTTGGGTAGAGATAAATAGCATTGCATTTGTAGATGATAATTTCATACAAGATTTTACTACAAATGATTATTTTATAGCAACTAAAGAAAAATTTGCTATTTATGACCCTATTTTTAGAGAGTATGTAAAAGTTGGTACGATTTTTCCAAAAAAAGATAATAATTTTATAGTTGCAAAAAAAGATGACAATCTAAATGCAAAAATATCATATATTCAAATAGAAGATGAGTTCGTTGAACAAATGCCTTTGGCTTATACTTACGAAAACCGTGCTAGAGTTTTAAAAGAGTTTATGGATGAGCCTTACGGTTGGGCAGGACTTTTAAACAATAGAGATTGTTCTAGTTTTACTCAAGACTATTTTAGTGTATTTGGAAAATATCTTCATAGAAATTCAAAAGCACAAACAACAAATGGAAAGTATTATGATATCTCACAACTAAATCTTGATGAAAAAAAAGAGTTTATAAGAAAAAATGCTATCCCTTTTTCTACTTTGGTATATTTAAAAGGACATATCATGTTGTATATAGGTATTGAAAACAACGAACCTTTGGTTGTTCATAATGTTTGGAGTGTAAAATTAAAAGACAAAGATGATAAAGAATTTAGATATATCATAGGCAAAACAGCTATTACAACTCTAGAGCCAGCAAAAGAGCAAGAAGGTTTTACACAAGATAGCAATATCCTAAAAAAAGTTTTAGGAATAACTATTTTATAA
- the rsmH gene encoding 16S rRNA (cytosine(1402)-N(4))-methyltransferase RsmH, with the protein MEDIPHIPVLYNEVLDCFKEIKIGYIIDCTTGYAGHSSGLLNQNSGVQLICNDQDDEALEFSKKRLKDFEKRVEFNKGNFEDIIKKFEDYPIRGILADIGVSSLQLDKLDRGFSFNSETLDMRMNQNQTLDASNVVNSYSQVELENIFKEYGEIREYKKVASLIVQNRPFYSAKELAEFFYNKLPKGKIHPATLIFQAIRIEVNNELGVLDRLFQSMEEAKLKDCVIAIISFHSLEDRVVKNYFKKWSENCICPKDAFRCECGKNHSLGKIITKKPIIATNFEIKQNPRSRSAKLRVFRFV; encoded by the coding sequence TTGGAAGATATACCACACATTCCTGTTTTATATAATGAAGTATTAGATTGTTTTAAAGAGATAAAAATAGGGTATATAATTGACTGCACTACTGGATATGCTGGACATAGCAGTGGATTATTAAATCAAAATAGTGGTGTACAACTAATTTGTAATGATCAAGATGATGAGGCTTTAGAATTTAGTAAAAAAAGATTAAAAGATTTTGAAAAAAGAGTTGAATTTAACAAAGGAAATTTTGAAGATATTATTAAAAAATTTGAAGATTATCCAATAAGAGGTATTTTAGCTGATATTGGAGTATCTTCTTTGCAACTTGATAAATTAGATAGAGGCTTTAGTTTTAATTCAGAAACTCTTGATATGAGAATGAATCAAAATCAAACTTTAGATGCTTCAAATGTTGTAAATTCGTACTCTCAAGTAGAGCTTGAAAATATTTTTAAAGAGTATGGAGAAATTAGAGAGTATAAAAAAGTTGCCTCTTTAATTGTTCAAAATAGACCATTTTATAGTGCAAAAGAACTTGCAGAGTTTTTTTATAATAAACTTCCAAAAGGTAAAATTCATCCAGCTACTTTAATTTTTCAAGCAATTAGAATTGAAGTGAATAATGAATTAGGTGTTTTAGATAGATTATTTCAATCTATGGAAGAAGCAAAATTAAAAGATTGTGTTATTGCAATAATTTCTTTTCACTCTTTAGAAGATAGAGTTGTAAAAAATTATTTCAAGAAGTGGAGTGAAAATTGTATTTGCCCTAAAGATGCTTTTAGATGTGAATGTGGAAAAAATCACTCTTTAGGTAAAATTATCACAAAAAAGCCTATAATTGCGACTAATTTTGAGATAAAACAAAATCCAAGAAGCAGAAGTGCAAAGTTAAGGGTATTTAGATTTGTTTAA
- a CDS encoding c-type cytochrome: MKKIVLATTILAASFAFANPYAKCVACHGANGEKVALGKSKIIKDMTKADFVASLKGYQDGTYGGAQKGLMVGQVKGMDEATMNAIADLIIK; the protein is encoded by the coding sequence ATGAAAAAAATAGTTTTAGCAACAACAATATTAGCAGCAAGTTTTGCATTTGCAAATCCTTATGCAAAATGCGTAGCTTGTCATGGTGCAAATGGTGAAAAAGTAGCTTTAGGAAAATCTAAAATTATTAAAGATATGACAAAAGCAGATTTTGTAGCATCTTTAAAAGGTTATCAAGATGGAACTTATGGTGGAGCTCAAAAAGGACTAATGGTTGGTCAAGTAAAAGGTATGGATGAAGCAACTATGAATGCCATAGCTGACCTAATCATAAAATAA
- a CDS encoding PAS domain-containing sensor histidine kinase, translating to MSNPAKNKFDIICNTVDNGIIVLNKDLKVFFWNRWLETRTGIEASSIIDKNILNFYSNIDENKLKRKITTALKLNSPTFYTPQTDNFLINIEINNISDRVFNQMQQSITITPLDLEDDLVILYIYDITFLSETNYKLEIAKKNLSERNEELRLILDTTMEAIIIFKDNSVVDCNKIAIELFNKQMKYELINKSFTDLINNKNSDIFNEKEPFETNLTREDGSEFSAIINIKDTSLNNQIFKIVTIANIEDLKRKDNLMAEQTKLAAMGEMLGNIAHQWRQPLNIISMSSSNLKLKNDMGELNSSILSDSLSLILKTTNHLSDTIDTFNDFLKIDKEKSIFNVNDNIKNSISLVDSFFKNFNIDIVLELEEGLFLNSLPNEFSQAFINILNNAKDAIVLNLKDNESGLIKIKTKKIDNFIEILVLDNALGVNKDILNKIFEPYFTTKHKYQGTGLGLYMTRKIINSSMGGEISIQNKKFLHNQKEYEGAEFKIKIPTKLD from the coding sequence ATGAGTAATCCAGCAAAAAATAAATTTGATATTATTTGTAATACCGTAGATAATGGGATTATTGTATTAAACAAAGATTTAAAAGTATTTTTCTGGAACAGGTGGCTAGAAACTAGAACAGGTATAGAAGCAAGTAGTATTATTGATAAAAATATTTTAAATTTTTATTCAAATATTGATGAAAATAAATTAAAAAGAAAAATAACAACTGCTTTAAAACTAAATTCTCCAACATTTTACACTCCACAAACAGACAATTTTTTAATAAATATAGAAATAAATAATATTTCTGATAGAGTATTTAATCAAATGCAACAAAGTATTACTATAACTCCTTTAGATTTGGAAGATGATTTAGTTATTTTATATATATACGATATAACTTTTTTAAGTGAGACAAACTATAAGCTAGAGATTGCAAAGAAAAATTTAAGTGAAAGAAATGAAGAATTAAGACTTATTTTAGATACTACAATGGAAGCTATTATTATTTTTAAAGATAATAGTGTTGTTGATTGTAATAAAATTGCCATTGAACTATTTAATAAACAGATGAAATATGAGTTAATAAATAAAAGTTTTACTGATTTAATAAATAATAAGAATAGCGATATTTTTAATGAAAAAGAACCTTTCGAAACTAACTTAACAAGAGAAGATGGTAGTGAATTTAGTGCTATTATAAATATTAAAGATACTAGCTTAAACAACCAAATATTCAAAATTGTAACTATAGCAAATATTGAGGATTTGAAAAGAAAAGATAATCTTATGGCAGAACAGACAAAACTAGCTGCCATGGGTGAAATGCTAGGAAATATTGCTCATCAATGGAGACAACCTTTAAATATCATCTCTATGTCATCTTCTAATCTTAAATTAAAAAATGATATGGGAGAGTTAAATAGTTCTATATTAAGTGATTCATTGTCTCTTATTTTAAAAACAACAAATCATCTATCAGATACTATAGATACATTTAATGATTTTCTAAAAATAGATAAAGAGAAAAGTATTTTTAATGTTAATGATAATATTAAAAATAGTATCTCTTTAGTAGATAGTTTTTTCAAAAATTTTAATATAGATATTGTTTTAGAGCTAGAAGAAGGTCTTTTCTTAAATAGCCTTCCAAATGAGTTTTCTCAAGCATTTATAAATATTTTAAACAATGCAAAAGATGCCATAGTTTTAAATCTAAAAGATAATGAATCTGGTTTAATAAAGATAAAAACAAAAAAGATTGACAATTTTATAGAAATATTAGTTTTAGACAATGCGCTCGGAGTAAATAAAGATATTTTAAATAAAATATTTGAGCCATATTTTACTACGAAGCATAAATATCAAGGTACAGGTCTTGGTCTTTATATGACTAGAAAAATTATAAATTCTAGTATGGGTGGAGAAATAAGTATTCAAAATAAGAAATTTTTACACAATCAAAAAGAGTATGAAGGTGCAGAGTTTAAAATAAAAATTCCAACTAAACTTGATTGA
- a CDS encoding chemotaxis protein CheC yields the protein MSNIELTEDEKDCLQELMNVAYGSATAAITQIFDAFAKLSIPTIQIINAIDLKDYLAKELNFKDEHFVASQQINGPLNGENMFIIDKKSATNMSIKFNFSDDQISNEDISDITLEITNILSSSTISKLAENIETNVSFSAPTIKTINSINQLNNIFISNYQKVIIISTKLEFDDLNIHGELFILTTDNSILFIKEKLNKILDEL from the coding sequence ATGAGCAATATAGAACTAACAGAAGATGAAAAAGATTGTCTTCAAGAGCTTATGAATGTAGCCTATGGGAGCGCAACTGCTGCAATTACTCAGATATTTGATGCTTTTGCAAAACTTAGTATTCCAACTATTCAAATAATAAATGCAATAGATTTAAAAGATTATTTAGCAAAAGAATTAAACTTTAAAGATGAACACTTTGTTGCATCTCAACAAATAAATGGTCCTTTAAATGGTGAAAATATGTTTATTATAGATAAAAAATCTGCTACAAATATGTCTATTAAATTTAATTTTAGCGATGATCAAATTTCAAATGAAGATATTAGCGATATAACTTTAGAGATTACAAATATTTTATCATCTTCAACTATCAGTAAATTAGCAGAAAATATAGAAACTAATGTATCTTTTTCTGCTCCAACAATAAAAACTATAAATTCAATTAATCAATTAAACAATATATTTATAAGTAACTATCAAAAAGTTATAATAATATCTACAAAATTAGAGTTTGATGACTTAAATATTCATGGTGAGCTATTTATTTTAACAACAGATAACTCAATTTTATTTATAAAAGAAAAATTAAATAAAATATTGGATGAACTATGA